From the genome of Leptotrichia trevisanii DSM 22070:
AAGGTACATTTCCTATGGCTATATCGAAACTGTTATTGGAAAAAACAGTTTTTTCAAACCCTTTTATTTGTATATTGCTTTCAGGATAAAGTTTTTTTGCAATATTACCACTTAAACTGTCCAGTTCAACTCCATAAGCTTTTGAATTAGAAAATTCTTCTGGCAAATTTCCAATAAAATTCCCAATCCCACAACTTGGTTCTAAAATATTTCCTTTTTCAAATCCTAGATTTTTAAGACCCTTATACATTGTATCAATTACAATTTTTGGAGTATAAAAAGCAGTTAATGTACTTTCACGAGCATTATTGTATTCTTCAGATGTTAAAACTTCTTTTAAATAATTCCTAGCATTTTCCCACTGCCCTTTTTTATTTTCATCAAAAACATCTGCTAATCCACCCCATCCCACATATTTTGACAATATTTCTTTTTCCTGCTCATTTGCCTGATTTTCATTAAGATTTTTTAAGACTCGGATTGCATTGATATTGTTTTCCAATCTTTGATTAGGCGTTAATTTTTCTACTTGATTTTCCTTTTTTATCCTAAAATTCAAAAAAGGAGTTTGCAATGCTCCTTTTTCGTTTTGATTTATACTTCTATGAATTGTTTCTGAATTATTTCTCTCATCGAAGAGCGAAGGTTGTTGTAAAGCCCTACCCATTCCATTTGATCTTTTCTTTTCAGTTCTTCTGTTATTCCCCAAACTTCCATCATTTTTGGCATTTCTTTCTCCTTGAACTCTTCTATTTGTTTCTGTATTTCCATTAAGTGTCTCATCAATTGGTTGCTGTTCATCAAGTTTTCCAATTCCATCGGATTCTCTTCCTCCAAATAACGAAGCCTTGCTCTCCCCCAAGTGTCCAGTTTCCCTCTGTCTATCTCTTCTGGAGTTTCCAAGTTCGGCACTAATATCTCGAACTGATTGTTTATCATCTCCACTTTGTAAGTTCCCCCTGCTTCCTCGTACGGCGTTTCTTTCACTATCGGAGTATAAATCCCATTCTCTACCCAATATTCCTTGTCGCTGATTATCTCTTTCGTTTTCATTGCCAATCTCCTTATTATCGTCGTTTTCTACTTCTGTTTCTCTACTATCAATATACCGTACATTAAAAGGTTTTTCAAGTGAAAATTTTTTAATTTCCCTATTAATTTCAGTTAATATATTTTTTGTACAGTTTGATATTTCATTTGACATTTTATTAAAGTAATCTTTATCAAAAATATCTTTCAATATTTCTTTTTCATCTTCGGAAAACTCAACATTTTCAGATATTCCAAGTCTTTCATTTATAGCTATAGTTATTGACTTTTCAATAAAATTCCTTAAAACTTCTTTATTATCAATATCGTATTTTTTTAAATATAAATCTTTAGAAAAATCTTTTACAACTTCTTCTTTCCCTTTATCGAACTCAGATATTCCTGATAATTTTTGAAAAATTTCTCTATGCTCCGTTTCAAATTTCCAGAGTCTAAACTTGTCCTTTTCAGATACCTGTTTTGTTTGCGATACATCAAAAATATATGTCAATGTCCTTCTTCCTTTTTCTTGAATATACACAGGAATTCCTTTTTCTTTATACTTAACAACTCTGCCTATTTTATCTTTCCAAAAATCAAATTCAGCACAGGCTTTTGCATTCGGATTTATACAGTATATGTTAAGCTGAGCTGAAGCAGAATATTTATAGTTATTTCCCATTACTTTTAGAAATTTTTTATATTCTTTGATACTACTTTTTAATTTTTCATTTCCAGTTCTAATTACCCAATCAATTTTATGTTTTCCCATCATTACCACCTATTTTTTATACTTAAGCCCTTCTTATTGTTTTTTCTTTCTATTTACAGAATCCCCTTTTTCCAAATTTACATAATCTCCTTTTACCTTTATTGTAAAATATGCCTCGTATTCCTTCCCTTCCTTGCTTTTTAATTTTAATGGTACTTTATCGCCTTTTATTAATTTTTTTGCACTTGCTTTACTAATTTTCAATTTCTGGCCAAAATAATTAGTTTCTTTCCATAGATTAAAATTACATCCTGATTTATAGTTGCTACAGTAATAGCTCTTACTGTTTTCCAAAATATCCTTACTACATTTAGGACACTTTCCAATTATTTCTTTTTGAGATTTAAACGATTCTATTTCTGTATTATTACCTGTTTTTACTATTTCTCGTAACTTTTCTTCGGTATCCTTTAAAAGTTCATCTATCGTTTGCTGTCCATTATATATTTTTTTTAGAGATTTTGAAAATTCTATATTTTTTTCCTTATACAAATCAATATTAAGTTTATCTAAAAGTTCAATCAGTTTTATTCCCTTCTCCTCAATTGAAAAAGACTGTTTTTTCAAACTTAAATATCCTACTTTTATCGCCTTTTGAATAATTCCTGTACGTGTTGCTTCTGTCCCAATTTCAACACCTTCCAGCATTAATTTATATGTTTCCTCATCATTTTCATATTCCTGTTTCTCATCTTTACTGAATGGATTTTTTAAATAATTCGATAATGCCTCTTCAGTTACCTTTGCAGGCGGTGTCGTTACTTTCTCTATCGGTTTAAAATCTACATCAAATTCTTCTCCCTGTTTTAAATTAGGAAGTTTATTTTTAAATTCTATATTTTCAAACTTCAAAAATCCTGATTTTTCTACACTTTCCCCTCTCAACTGGAATTCTTCATCTCCAACATTTATTTTTATTACAGTCTGATTTATTATCGTGTCTTCTTTTGTAAAATTAGCCATAAACCTGTTTTTTACAGTTTTGTATATGATTTCTTCATCTTCAGATAAATTATCAGGAATTTTAGCTGTGATTGTTATAGCACTGTGGCTTTCTATTTTATCATCATTAAAGATTTTGCTATCTTTAAATTCCAATGCTTCTTCATTAAGACTATTTATAATACTTTTAACCCTATCTTTTTCATTTACAGATAAATACTCCGTATTTGTTCTTGGATAAGTCAAATACCCTTTTTCATACAATTCTTGAATAATTTTTAATGATTTATCAAAATTCATTTTAAATTCTTTTGACAGTTTACTTTGTAATTTTGACAAAGAGAATAATTTAGGAGGTGCTTTTTTAATTTGCTTATTTTCAATTTCTTTTACTTTTGCTTTAAATTGATTTAATTCTTCCGTTTTTTCCTTTGCTTTTAAAATTTCATCCTGCCTATATTTTAGATTTTGAATAGCAAGTTTAATACCATTTGTTTCAGATTCTAATATATAATATTTTTCTGAAACAAAATTTTTAATCTTCATATCCCTGTCATAAATATATTTTACTATCGGAATAAGCACTCTTCCTGCCTTAAACAAGCTCGAACCTTTCACAGTAAGCAGAACTGTTAAATTTATACCTAAAAGCCAATCTATATATGTTCTTGCAAGTCCCTCGTTATGTAAATTTTTATATTTAAGATTACTTTGAAGATCATTTACCGCTTTTCTTATCGTTTCCTCCGTCTGTTCAGGAAGCCACAATCTTTTTACAGGCTTATCTACCTGAGAATTTTTAATAATCAAATCTACAATTAATTGTCCTTCTCTATCTGCATCTCCACAATTAATTATCTCATCGACATCTTTTCTTTGTATCAATTTTTTTAATATTGAAAACTGTTCTTTTATTCCTTTATCTTTTTTTAGCCTAAATTCAAATTCAGGAATAAAAGGCAATTCAATATCGCTCCACAATGTTTTTTGTCCAATATAATCGTTTATATCTTTTAATTTGAATAAATGTCCATATGCAAAAGATATAATGTATCTATCGTTTTCAAAATATCCCTCATTTTTTTCAAATTTTCCCAATGCTTTTACTACATTTATTGCTAAACTAGGTTTTTCTGCTATTATTAATTTTTTCATATTTCCCAATCCTTTATCTTTTATTTCTCTAAATTTTCTAAAATTGCTGAATTACCTTACTTTCCATACTATTTCCTCCTGCATTTTATATAACCGACACTGCCCATCTAAATTTCTCTTGATAAAATCCAGCAAATTGAGATACAGTTACTCTTTTACTTTTTGAACTGGCGTGTATAAACTGTCTATTCCCAATATACATTCCCACGTGTGAAATTCTGCCTTTTTCCAAAGTTTCAAAAAACAGCAAGTCCCCCTTCTTGATATTGTTATGTAATTTTGGTTTAAATATTGACTGCTCTGCCGAAACACGTGGAATTGTAATTCCCAATGTTTTTTTAAACACATACTGCACAAAGCTGGAACAGTCAAAACTGTTATTTCCAGTTGCACCATATACATAAGGTTTTCCAATCTGAGTTTTTGCAAACTCTACAATTTTATATCTTATTTTTTCTTCTCTATCTCTACTATTTTTAATTGCATTATCTTTCTCATTATTTTCAATTATTTCTATTTTTTTACTGTTTTCAGTTATTAATTGTTTCTGAAAACTAATTTCCCCTTTAGAAAAAGATAGAAAAGAAATCATTGATATTCCCATTAAAATTTTTACAGCGTTATTAAACATTTTTCACTCCTTCAATTCTTGTTTCATAATTACTATTATTTTTTGCTGCTCAGTGTTTTTTCTCAAAACTTATGTAATGAAAAAAATCCACTGACCTAATTTTGATTTTCTCACGTGTGAGAAAATATGGCTATAAGTTTTTTATTTTATTGTATTTCTGAATTACTTTCGGTATATATTCCCTTGTTTCCTTTATCCCTTTCCAAGCATTGTTAGCCAATCTTCCACAGCCAGCATTATAGCAGACAAGCATTTTTGAAATACTGCCAGTTTTTTCATAATCCCTTTTTAAATGCAACACGCCTCCCTTTATATTTCCCGATATACTGTTATCCACTCCAAATTCTTTAAAATTAAAAGGCATTAACTGCATAAGTCCTCTTGCCCCAGCACTTGATACTGTTGAATGGTTAAAATGGCTTTCGGTATTCATAACTGCTAAAACTAAATACGGATTAAAGTTATATTCCCTGC
Proteins encoded in this window:
- a CDS encoding TnpV protein, with protein sequence MKTKEIISDKEYWVENGIYTPIVKETPYEEAGGTYKVEMINNQFEILVPNLETPEEIDRGKLDTWGRARLRYLEEENPMELENLMNSNQLMRHLMEIQKQIEEFKEKEMPKMMEVWGITEELKRKDQMEWVGLYNNLRSSMREIIQKQFIEV
- a CDS encoding DNA topoisomerase, with protein sequence MKKLIIAEKPSLAINVVKALGKFEKNEGYFENDRYIISFAYGHLFKLKDINDYIGQKTLWSDIELPFIPEFEFRLKKDKGIKEQFSILKKLIQRKDVDEIINCGDADREGQLIVDLIIKNSQVDKPVKRLWLPEQTEETIRKAVNDLQSNLKYKNLHNEGLARTYIDWLLGINLTVLLTVKGSSLFKAGRVLIPIVKYIYDRDMKIKNFVSEKYYILESETNGIKLAIQNLKYRQDEILKAKEKTEELNQFKAKVKEIENKQIKKAPPKLFSLSKLQSKLSKEFKMNFDKSLKIIQELYEKGYLTYPRTNTEYLSVNEKDRVKSIINSLNEEALEFKDSKIFNDDKIESHSAITITAKIPDNLSEDEEIIYKTVKNRFMANFTKEDTIINQTVIKINVGDEEFQLRGESVEKSGFLKFENIEFKNKLPNLKQGEEFDVDFKPIEKVTTPPAKVTEEALSNYLKNPFSKDEKQEYENDEETYKLMLEGVEIGTEATRTGIIQKAIKVGYLSLKKQSFSIEEKGIKLIELLDKLNIDLYKEKNIEFSKSLKKIYNGQQTIDELLKDTEEKLREIVKTGNNTEIESFKSQKEIIGKCPKCSKDILENSKSYYCSNYKSGCNFNLWKETNYFGQKLKISKASAKKLIKGDKVPLKLKSKEGKEYEAYFTIKVKGDYVNLEKGDSVNRKKKQ
- a CDS encoding C40 family peptidase; translated protein: MFNNAVKILMGISMISFLSFSKGEISFQKQLITENSKKIEIIENNEKDNAIKNSRDREEKIRYKIVEFAKTQIGKPYVYGATGNNSFDCSSFVQYVFKKTLGITIPRVSAEQSIFKPKLHNNIKKGDLLFFETLEKGRISHVGMYIGNRQFIHASSKSKRVTVSQFAGFYQEKFRWAVSVI